Proteins found in one Quercus robur chromosome 2, dhQueRobu3.1, whole genome shotgun sequence genomic segment:
- the LOC126715212 gene encoding uncharacterized protein LOC126715212, which yields MEEAPSVLMERTGKIIRLSIFTFLKDFQYFTTTPVLLMLPFSVSVLLSQAVFPTSPPSLIVHAHFKSLFHAAGFSSPSLLDSLINLNLSQTMFKYILSLPFILTSLVISKASIIQALNDHQTSLPPPFPSFILLYKPLLITHLWNLIINITINMAAFNAIKAFGFLSNDPIFSLVTRIVLYTILTNIVVVCNLALVVTGMGKCTGYLAIHKAFLLRRGTNSMALLLAIPLSFGLAAIEALFRFRIVRAYQLYGRPSVSLALEGLFIACLYSLLIILDTIACCLLFKSCRSDFSMDEADEYNHIEFQKQEDLVERGTFKSYR from the coding sequence ATGGAAGAAGCACCATCTGTTCTCATGGAGAGAACAGGAAAGATCATCAGGCTATCAATCTTTACCTTTCTAAAAGATTTTCAGTACTTCACCACCACCCCTGTTCTTCTTATGTTACCTTTCTCAGTATCAGTTCTCCTATCACAAGCTGTTTTCCCAACTTCGCCGCCTTCTTTGATCGTTCATGCTCACTTTAAGTCCCTCTTCCATGCTGCAGGATTTTCTTCCCCTTCATTATTGGATTCTCTTATCAATCTGAACCTTTCTCAAACCATGTTTAAATATATTCTTAGTCTCCCATTTATACtcacctcccttgtcatctcaaAAGCGTCTATAATTCAGGCTCTAAATGACCATCAAACATCTCTTCCACCTCCCTTTCCCTCTTTCATATTGCTTTACAAGCCTCTTCTAATAACCCACCTATGGAATTTGATCATCAACATCACCATTAATATGGCTGCCTTTAATGCCATTAAAGCTTTTGGGTTCTTATCCAACGATCCTATTTTTTCACTAGTAACAAGAATAGTTCTCTATACCATACTCACTAACATAGTTGTTGTATGCAACTTAGCTTTGGTTGTGACTGGGATGGGGAAGTGCACAGGCTACTTGGCCATTCATAAGGCTTTTTTGCTTAGAAGGGGTACAAATTCAATGGCTCTTTTGTTGGCTATCCCTCTCAGTTTTGGTCTAGCTGCTATTGAGGCCTTGTTCCGCTTCCGGATTGTAAGAGCTTATCAGCTTTATGGAAGGCCTAGTGTGTCACTGGCCTTGGAGGGGTTATTCATTGCTTGCTTGTATTCACTACTTATTATCCTTGACACAATTGCTTGTTGCTTGCTTTTCAAGAGCTGCAGATCAGATTTTTCGATGGATGAAGCAGATGAATACAACCAT